In the Pseudanabaena sp. PCC 7367 genome, one interval contains:
- a CDS encoding sensor histidine kinase, whose product MVPSNSKYMEADDRAKNQPIALTSGFPPAASKSKSQNTKSRKGGNGLTFSNWSIGKKVATGFIVAIGISTLGAVVGLVIGNSHLKSTREARQDIMEELHVIHGVESSLLRLEVSSARLGAREFDPELFRVDVSGFYENLDGLEKHIQLMQQISQESLVEESEEKTELIEELTDIYDQTLVGHFSKIEAVLNQFDAVNLQAEDIEGITALIGLLSQDNHANDVRNFVKTIRELEHVLEQEEEEVEDSTAQVIKLRNSIIAISLIISALLASAIAYWMSRAIANPLAETTAIAERVTNEEDFTLQAPVTTGDEVGVLTASLNKLINRVRKLLTERKAAEARLVQTEKMSSLGQLVAGIAHEINNPVNFIHGNLSHVRGYSQDLLGLVELYQKHYPNPTPEIEAEIEAIELDFMKEDFSKMLESMNTGSVRIRDIVKSLRTFSRLDEADVKEVDLHEGLNSTLVILHNRLKVKSEHPAIQVTKEYGNLPKVECYAGQMNQVFMNILSNAIDAIDEQNSRRTYNQVKENPSQIKISTTVIEGKYVEIRIADNGPGMSLDVVDKLFDPFFTTKPVGQGTGLGMAISHQIVTETHNGILTCSSDIHGGGAEFTIIIPIKQATAKK is encoded by the coding sequence ATGGTTCCGTCAAACAGCAAATATATGGAAGCAGACGATCGAGCTAAAAATCAGCCGATCGCCCTTACCAGTGGTTTTCCACCGGCTGCAAGCAAATCAAAAAGTCAGAATACCAAGAGTCGTAAGGGGGGGAATGGCTTGACGTTTTCTAATTGGTCGATTGGCAAAAAGGTGGCCACTGGCTTTATTGTAGCGATCGGCATTTCTACCTTAGGTGCGGTTGTGGGTCTGGTAATTGGCAACTCCCATTTAAAAAGTACCAGGGAAGCTCGGCAAGATATCATGGAAGAATTGCATGTTATTCATGGCGTTGAATCTTCGCTGCTGAGACTGGAAGTTTCCTCGGCTCGTCTGGGGGCCAGGGAATTTGACCCAGAACTATTTAGGGTAGATGTTTCTGGATTTTATGAAAATCTAGATGGGCTGGAAAAGCATATCCAACTTATGCAGCAAATAAGCCAGGAATCACTGGTAGAGGAGAGCGAAGAGAAAACAGAATTAATTGAAGAGTTAACAGATATTTATGACCAAACCCTGGTAGGCCACTTTAGCAAGATCGAGGCAGTGCTCAATCAGTTTGATGCGGTGAACCTGCAAGCAGAAGATATAGAGGGAATCACCGCATTAATTGGTTTATTATCCCAAGATAACCATGCTAATGATGTTCGCAACTTTGTCAAAACTATAAGAGAATTAGAGCATGTACTTGAACAGGAAGAGGAAGAAGTTGAGGATTCAACTGCTCAGGTCATAAAATTGCGTAACAGCATTATTGCCATCTCGCTGATCATTTCTGCGCTGCTTGCCAGTGCAATCGCCTACTGGATGTCAAGAGCGATCGCTAATCCGCTGGCCGAGACTACTGCGATCGCCGAAAGAGTTACTAATGAAGAAGATTTCACGCTCCAGGCTCCAGTGACCACTGGCGATGAAGTTGGTGTGCTAACTGCCTCACTCAATAAACTAATCAATCGGGTCAGGAAGTTATTAACCGAGCGCAAGGCCGCAGAAGCCAGATTGGTGCAAACCGAGAAAATGTCTAGTTTGGGGCAATTGGTAGCTGGGATCGCCCACGAAATCAATAACCCAGTTAATTTTATTCATGGCAATCTTTCCCACGTACGTGGCTATAGCCAGGATTTGCTAGGGTTGGTTGAACTTTACCAAAAACATTATCCTAACCCCACCCCTGAGATCGAAGCAGAGATCGAGGCGATCGAGCTGGACTTCATGAAAGAAGACTTCTCTAAAATGCTGGAATCAATGAATACTGGTTCGGTCAGAATCCGCGATATTGTGAAATCACTGCGTACCTTCTCGCGTCTGGATGAAGCTGATGTGAAGGAAGTCGATCTCCATGAAGGCCTCAATAGCACCCTGGTAATTCTGCACAATCGCTTGAAAGTGAAATCAGAGCATCCGGCGATTCAGGTAACCAAGGAATATGGCAACCTGCCCAAGGTAGAATGCTATGCCGGACAGATGAATCAGGTGTTTATGAATATTCTCTCTAATGCGATCGATGCGATCGACGAGCAGAATAGCAGGCGAACCTATAACCAGGTAAAGGAAAATCCCAGCCAGATTAAGATTTCAACCACGGTTATAGAGGGTAAATACGTTGAGATCCGAATTGCCGACAATGGCCCTGGTATGAGTCTGGATGTGGTTGACAAGCTGTTCGATCCATTCTTTACCACCAAGCCAGTTGGTCAGGGCACTGGGCTGGGGATGGCGATCTCCCATCAAATTGTGACTGAAACCCACAATGGGATTCTAACCTGCAGTTCTGACATACATGGTGGTGGCGCTGAGTTTACAATTATAATTCCGATCAAACAGGCAACCGCAAAAAAGTAA
- the rfbB gene encoding dTDP-glucose 4,6-dehydratase, whose translation MDVAKGDRKTYLVTGGAGFIGANFVLKARQQNWVERIINLDKLTYAGNLQTLASLVDDPGYVFVRGDIGNQELVSYLLQQYQPDAIVNFAAESHVDRSIVNPGQFIHTNVVGTFDLLEATRKYWQGLANPEQFRFLHVSTDEVYGSLDRTDPAFSETTAYAPNSPYAASKAAADHLVRAYHHTYGLPTLTTNCSNNYGPFQFPEKLIPLMILNALEGKPLPVYGDGQNIRDWLYVEDHCDAIYTVLNNAAIGTTYNIGGESEEANIDVVTLICNLLDEIKPQPGLERKSLITFVTDRPGHDRRYAIDCRKLKQDLGWQPQESFKSGLRKTIEWYLANGFWIEQVRSGAYQDWLQQNYGQR comes from the coding sequence ATGGATGTAGCAAAAGGCGATCGCAAAACCTACTTAGTCACGGGTGGAGCTGGGTTTATTGGCGCTAACTTTGTGCTGAAGGCGCGACAACAAAATTGGGTCGAGCGAATTATTAATCTAGATAAACTCACCTATGCTGGCAACCTGCAAACCCTGGCTAGCCTGGTTGATGATCCGGGTTATGTATTTGTGCGTGGTGATATTGGCAATCAAGAATTAGTTAGCTACCTGTTGCAGCAGTATCAACCCGATGCGATCGTCAACTTTGCGGCGGAGAGCCATGTCGATCGCTCGATCGTCAATCCTGGCCAATTTATTCACACTAATGTGGTGGGCACATTTGACCTGCTCGAAGCAACACGTAAATATTGGCAGGGTTTAGCTAATCCTGAGCAGTTTCGCTTTTTGCATGTGTCCACCGATGAGGTCTATGGATCACTCGATCGCACCGATCCCGCTTTTTCCGAGACTACCGCCTATGCTCCCAACAGCCCCTATGCGGCTTCCAAGGCGGCGGCCGATCATCTGGTGCGAGCCTATCACCACACCTATGGCCTGCCCACGCTCACCACCAATTGCTCAAATAATTATGGGCCGTTCCAATTCCCCGAAAAACTAATTCCATTGATGATTCTCAATGCCCTCGAAGGCAAGCCCCTGCCTGTTTATGGTGATGGCCAGAATATCCGCGATTGGTTGTATGTGGAAGATCATTGCGATGCGATCTACACGGTTTTAAATAATGCTGCGATCGGTACTACTTATAATATTGGCGGTGAAAGCGAAGAGGCCAATATAGACGTGGTCACCCTGATTTGTAATCTTCTCGACGAAATTAAGCCTCAACCAGGATTAGAAAGAAAAAGCCTGATTACCTTCGTCACCGATCGCCCTGGCCACGATCGCCGCTATGCGATCGATTGTCGCAAACTCAAACAAGATCTGGGCTGGCAACCGCAGGAAAGCTTTAAGTCGGGCCTACGCAAAACGATCGAATGGTATTTGGCCAATGGCTTCTGGATCGAACAGGTGCGATCGGGAGCATACCAGGATTGGCTCCAGCAAAACTATGGGCAGCGCTAA
- a CDS encoding gamma carbonic anhydrase family protein — MLQPDSNSSLLIPDLSAAAFVAADAIVVGDVMLAEQTSIWYGAVVRADVNAIHVGRCSNIQDGAILHGDPGPALEIDDYVTIGHRATIHGLAIGRGSLIGIGAIILEGVKVGVGSIVGAGAVVTKNVPDGVVVAGIPAKVRRELSEPEIADLITHAEKYYKLAQVHAGTGTDKGFY, encoded by the coding sequence ATGCTCCAACCAGATTCCAATTCAAGTTTGCTAATTCCTGATCTCAGTGCGGCTGCGTTTGTGGCTGCTGATGCGATCGTGGTGGGGGATGTAATGCTGGCGGAGCAAACCAGTATTTGGTATGGCGCAGTGGTGCGGGCTGATGTTAATGCAATTCATGTGGGTCGGTGTAGCAATATTCAAGATGGTGCGATCTTGCATGGTGATCCTGGCCCCGCCCTCGAAATTGATGATTATGTGACGATCGGCCACCGCGCTACGATTCATGGCCTGGCGATCGGTCGCGGTAGCCTGATTGGCATCGGCGCAATTATTTTGGAAGGGGTGAAAGTGGGCGTGGGTAGCATTGTGGGCGCTGGCGCAGTGGTAACTAAAAATGTGCCCGATGGTGTGGTGGTGGCTGGGATTCCGGCGAAGGTACGGCGCGAGCTGAGCGAACCTGAGATCGCAGATTTAATTACCCATGCTGAAAAATATTATAAGTTGGCACAAGTTCATGCGGGAACTGGTACTGATAAAGGCTTTTATTGA